One Candidatus Methylomirabilota bacterium genomic region harbors:
- a CDS encoding alpha/beta hydrolase, whose protein sequence is MSATLSALAWNTETLAVAGSSVRLRTAGRGAPLLVSHHDIGTPEQLPFYDALAQRFTVLLPSHPGYDGSERPAWMRSVRDVAVTYQALLAAKGLADVSLVGLGFGGWIAAEMATMSPRAFRRLVLVGAMGIKPAAGEILDQALVSYIDYVRAGFEDQGAFDRLFSPDPPTPQLEQWDLNREMTFRIAWKPYMYNPTLPPLLGGVATPALIVHGSRDRIVPPGCAEQYARALPKSRLAMVDGAGHLLDMEQPDTLAKLITQFVAES, encoded by the coding sequence ATGAGCGCCACCCTCTCCGCGCTGGCCTGGAACACCGAAACGCTCGCGGTCGCCGGCTCCTCCGTAAGACTACGTACCGCCGGCCGCGGCGCGCCCCTGCTCGTGTCGCATCACGACATCGGCACGCCGGAGCAGCTGCCGTTCTACGACGCGCTCGCGCAGCGCTTCACGGTGCTGCTGCCCTCGCACCCCGGCTACGACGGCTCGGAGCGGCCGGCCTGGATGCGCAGCGTGCGAGACGTGGCGGTGACCTACCAGGCGCTGCTCGCCGCGAAGGGACTCGCCGACGTGTCGCTGGTTGGGCTCGGCTTCGGGGGCTGGATCGCGGCCGAGATGGCCACGATGTCGCCGCGCGCCTTCCGGCGGCTCGTGCTCGTGGGCGCGATGGGGATCAAGCCCGCGGCCGGAGAGATCCTGGACCAGGCGCTCGTCAGCTACATCGACTACGTGCGCGCCGGCTTCGAGGACCAGGGCGCCTTCGATCGGCTCTTCTCGCCGGATCCGCCCACCCCGCAGCTCGAGCAGTGGGACCTCAACCGGGAGATGACGTTCCGCATCGCGTGGAAGCCCTACATGTACAATCCCACGCTCCCGCCGCTCCTGGGCGGGGTGGCGACCCCGGCGCTGATCGTTCACGGTAGCCGCGATCGCATCGTGCCGCCCGGCTGCGCCGAGCAGTACGCGCGGGCGCTGCCGAAGAGCCGGCTCGCGATGGTCGACGGAGCCGGGCACTTGCTCGACATGGAGCAGCCGGATACGCTCGCGAAGCTCATCACGCAGTTCGTCGCCGAGTCCTGA
- a CDS encoding YbfB/YjiJ family MFS transporter gives MTDRSRGGPRPGRATAAGLCATLVGIGLARFAYTPLLPALIAEGWFPSSQAAYLGAANLAGYLAGALGARPLARRAAARAILRVMMLLVAVAFLACAVPLSFAWFFLWRFASGVAGGVVMVLAAPTVLPHVPAARRGLAGGAIFTGVGLGIAASGTVVPLLLEAGLAQTWCGLGLLSLLLTALAWGGWPADLVPAAAEAAAGRSARRAPALRALYAEYALNAAGLVPHMVFLVDFIARGLRQGIGPGARYWVVFGAGAVAGPMVAGAIADRVGFGLALRGAFAAQAAAVLLPTLATGPAALSVSSLVVGAAVPGIVPLVLGRVHELVPGDPEGQRAAWSVTTMAFALGQAGAAYGFSFLYARGGDYLPLFSLAAACLVLALAVDLAARVAAPRPI, from the coding sequence GTGACCGATCGCTCACGCGGCGGTCCGCGCCCCGGGCGCGCGACGGCCGCGGGCCTGTGCGCGACCCTCGTGGGAATCGGGCTGGCGCGCTTCGCCTACACGCCGCTGCTGCCCGCCCTGATCGCCGAGGGATGGTTCCCCTCGTCGCAGGCCGCCTATCTCGGGGCCGCGAACCTCGCCGGCTATCTGGCCGGCGCGCTCGGCGCGCGGCCGCTCGCCCGCCGCGCCGCCGCGCGGGCCATCCTGCGCGTGATGATGCTCCTGGTCGCGGTGGCATTCCTCGCGTGCGCGGTGCCGCTGTCCTTCGCGTGGTTCTTCCTCTGGCGCTTCGCCTCTGGGGTGGCCGGCGGCGTCGTGATGGTGCTGGCCGCTCCGACCGTGCTGCCCCACGTGCCCGCCGCGCGCCGCGGCCTCGCCGGCGGCGCCATCTTCACCGGGGTCGGGCTCGGCATCGCGGCGTCCGGCACGGTGGTGCCGCTGCTGCTCGAGGCCGGGCTCGCGCAGACCTGGTGCGGCCTCGGTCTGCTCTCGCTGCTGCTCACCGCGCTCGCCTGGGGCGGGTGGCCGGCGGACTTGGTTCCCGCGGCCGCCGAGGCCGCGGCCGGGCGGTCCGCGCGGCGTGCCCCGGCGCTCCGCGCGCTCTACGCCGAATACGCCCTCAATGCGGCGGGGCTGGTCCCGCACATGGTCTTCCTGGTCGACTTCATCGCGCGGGGGCTCCGGCAGGGCATCGGGCCCGGCGCTCGCTACTGGGTCGTCTTCGGGGCGGGGGCCGTCGCCGGCCCCATGGTGGCCGGGGCCATCGCGGATCGCGTCGGCTTCGGCCTCGCGCTGCGCGGCGCCTTCGCGGCGCAGGCGGCCGCGGTCCTGCTGCCCACGCTCGCCACCGGGCCGGCCGCGCTCTCCGTCTCGAGCCTGGTGGTCGGCGCGGCGGTGCCGGGCATCGTGCCGCTCGTGCTCGGGCGGGTGCACGAGCTGGTGCCGGGCGATCCCGAGGGGCAGCGCGCGGCGTGGAGCGTGACGACGATGGCCTTCGCGCTCGGCCAGGCCGGCGCGGCCTACGGGTTCTCGTTCCTCTACGCGCGCGGCGGCGACTACCTGCCGCTGTTCTCGCTCGCCGCCGCGTGTCTCGTGCTCGCGCTCGCCGTGGATCTCGCCGCGCGGGTTGCGGCTCCTCGGCCGATTTGA
- a CDS encoding phosphodiesterase produces MLIAQITDTHISTPGSVNDRYFRTPEHLERAVTHLNRLAPRPDVVLATGDLVERGEPAEYARLRSIVDGLAMPLYVIPGNHDARGPLARAFADRGYLPQDGGFLHYAVEQWPVRLIGLDTQVPGQPGGRLCAERLHWLDARLGEAPARPTVIFMHHPPFVTGMQAMDAMGLEGKDDLAGVVRRHPQVERVVCGHVHRPMTRRFAGTVATTCPATAHQLALDLPPARRLAVVMEPPACLLHLWLEAEASLVSHVSVIGDERPPFTLFDGERWLRDTAPPAAFHPR; encoded by the coding sequence ATGCTCATCGCCCAGATCACCGACACCCACATCAGCACGCCGGGCAGCGTCAACGACCGGTACTTCCGGACGCCCGAGCACCTGGAGCGCGCGGTGACGCATCTCAACCGCCTCGCCCCGAGGCCCGACGTGGTGCTGGCCACCGGCGATCTGGTGGAGCGAGGCGAGCCGGCGGAATACGCGCGGCTGCGCTCGATCGTGGATGGCCTCGCCATGCCGCTCTACGTGATCCCGGGCAATCACGACGCGCGCGGGCCGCTGGCCCGGGCCTTCGCCGACCGCGGGTACCTGCCGCAGGACGGCGGCTTCCTGCACTACGCGGTCGAGCAGTGGCCGGTCCGTCTCATCGGCCTGGACACCCAGGTGCCGGGGCAGCCGGGCGGCCGGCTGTGCGCAGAGCGGCTTCACTGGCTCGACGCGCGCCTCGGCGAGGCGCCGGCGCGCCCGACCGTGATCTTCATGCACCATCCGCCGTTCGTGACCGGCATGCAGGCGATGGACGCCATGGGGCTCGAGGGCAAGGACGATCTGGCCGGCGTCGTCCGCCGTCATCCCCAGGTGGAGCGCGTGGTCTGCGGCCACGTGCACCGGCCGATGACGCGACGGTTCGCGGGCACCGTCGCCACCACGTGCCCGGCCACCGCGCACCAGCTCGCGCTGGATCTGCCGCCCGCGCGCCGGCTCGCGGTGGTCATGGAGCCCCCCGCGTGCCTGCTGCACCTGTGGCTCGAGGCGGAGGCGAGCCTCGTGAGCCACGTGAGCGTGATCGGCGACGAGCGGCCGCCCTTCACGCTCTTCGACGGCGAGCGCTGGCTGCGCGACACGGCCCCGCCCGCCGCCTTCCATCCCCGCTGA